One genomic region from Neoarius graeffei isolate fNeoGra1 chromosome 4, fNeoGra1.pri, whole genome shotgun sequence encodes:
- the LOC132885493 gene encoding serine protease 27-like, with the protein MLRFECVVVVLVLYLKGSLSQLNVCGHAPFNTRIVGGQSASDGTWPWQVSLQSPAYTGGHFCAGSLINKDWVLTAAHCFSSTKTSGLTVYLGKQTLSGLNPNQIARGVKQVILHPNYNSATQDNDIALLLLNSSVTFTDYIIPVCLAGEGSNFPHGILSWITGWGTIASGVPLPSPGVLQDAVVPIADTLLCDFLLGFGSITPNMICAGYIQGGKDTCQGDSGGPLMIKQGAVWIQAGITSWGKGCAQPYSPGVYTRVSQYQTWLSSVINQNLPGFIKY; encoded by the exons ATGCTGAGATTTGAGTGTGTGGTTGTGGTCCTGGTCTTATATTTAAAAG GTTCCCTTTCCCAGCTCAATG TTTGTGGTCATGCACCTTTTAACACCCGTATTGTGGGTGGACAGAGTGCATCAGATGGGACGTGGCCATGGCAGGTTAGTTTACAGAGTCCTGCTTATACTGGTGGCCATTTCTGTGCAGGATCCCTCATCAACAAAGACTGGGTCCTGACAGCAGCCCACTGTTTCTCCAG caCCAAGACTTCTGGCCTGACTGTGTATTTGGGGAAACAGACTCTAAGTGGCTTGAATCCCAATCAAATTGCAAGAGGTGTTAAACAGGTGATCCTTCACCCCAACTACAACAGTGCAACCCAAGACAATGACATTGCCCTTCTGCTTCTGAACTCGTCTGTCACCTTCACGGACTACATCATACCAGTGTGCCTGGCAGGTGAAGGCAGCAATTTTCCACATGGCATCCTTAGCTGGATCACAGGCTGGGGAACCATTGCATCTGGAG tgccACTGCCATCTCCTGGTGTGCTGCAGGACGCAGTGGTGCCCATTGCCGATACACTGCTTTGTGATTTTCTGCTTGGATTTGGATCCATTACCCCAAATATGATATGTGCTGGTTATATCCAAGGAGGAAAGGACACCTGCCAG GGGGATTCTGGAGGACCCTTGATGATTAAGCAGGGTGCAGTCTGGATTCAAGCTGGTATCACTAGCTGGGGTAAGGGTTGTGCTCAGCCCTACTCACCTGGTGTGTATACTCGGGTGTCCCAGTACCAGACCTGGCTATCCAGTGTCATAAACCAAAATCTGCCAGGCTTTATCAA ATACTAA